The Limnospira fusiformis SAG 85.79 genomic interval CTTCCAATGCGAATTTTGCGATATCATTGTACTCTACGGGCGCAAACCCCGCACCAAAAATCCTGAACAACTCCTCAAAGAATTAGATTATCTGTATGAATTAGGATGGCGGCGGGGAGTGTTTATGGTCGATGATAATTTTATCGGCAATAAGCGCAATGTTAAGTTATTGCTAAAAGCCCTCAAGACTTGGCAAATTGAACATCAATATCCTTTCCGATTTAATACAGAGGCATCAGTGGATTTAGCCGCCGATGAAGAACTCATGGATATGATGGTTGACTGTAATTTTGATGCGGTATTTTTGGGTATTGAAACCCCGGACGAAGCTAGTTTGGCTTTAACTAAAAAATTCCAAAATACCCGTAGTTCTTTAAGCGAATCTGTCGATAAAATTATCCGGGCTGGCTTGCGACCAATGGCGGGATTTATTATCGGTTTTGATGGCGAAAAATCTGGGGCGGCTTCCCGGGTGATTGAGTTTGTAGATCAGGCTGGTATTCCTACTGCCATGTTGGGGATGTTGCAAGCCCTCCCCAATACCGGATTATGGCATCGGTTGGAGAAAGAAGGACGCTTACTAGCGGATCGGGAAAATATTAGCCAACACGCTACTAACCAAACTATGTTAATGAACTTTATTCCGACTCGTCCGGTTGAAGAAATTGCCGCCGAATATATCCAGGCTTTTCGGACTCTCTATGAACCCGATCGCTATTTAGACAGAACCTATAACTGTTTCCTGAAATTAGGCGCACCTCGCAGTAAAACCCCTTTTAAAACTCCTGAATTGGTGGATTTACGGGCTTTGGCAATTATTATTTGGCGACAAGGAATTAAGCGATCGACTCGGTGGAAATTCTGGCATCATTTATTGGGTATTATTCGCCATAACCCGGCGGTTTGGGAACATTATTTAACGGTCTGCGCCCACAATGAACATTTCCTCGAATATCGCGACATTGTAACTGCTGAAATTACTCAACAACTAGAGAATTTTAAAAAAGTGGAGTCGGCGGAATTGCCGCCCGCCGAACTCTCGAAAGTTACAGCTTGAAGTGATTAGTTATGGGGAGCAAATTTGCTCCCTGTTATGACGTTCAATTAATTTAAATCTATGATACTGAATTAGAGCATCCTAATATGATGAGAGAATCTTACGATGATCTTGATATTGCGCCCCTAATTGACCATACCTTATTAAATCAGACGGCTTCTGATGAACAAATCCAAAAGTGTTGTGAAGAAGCGGATCGATATAATTTCGCTTCCGTTTGTATCTTCCCTGGTTTTGTCAAACTGGCGCGGGAACTTCTGCACAATAAAAGCCCTAAAGTTTGTACGGTAATTGGGTTTCCCTGTGGTGCGAATACTTCCGCCGTGAAACTGTATGAAGCCTTAGAAGCGGTCGAAAATGGGGCGACTGAGTTGGATGTGGTGATTAATTTAAGTTGGTTAAAGTCGGGAAAAACTAATGAGTTTAACCGGGAATTAGCCGAAATTTGCGAGGAAACCGGAGTGGTGGTTAAAGCCATTTTGGAAACAGCCGTTTTGACAGACGCAGAAAAACGTCTGGCCGCGGAATTGGCTATTGATGCGGGGGTTACTTATCTCAAAACTAGCACGGGATATTATGGAGGTGCGACGGTCGAGGATGTTAGGTTACTCAAGCAAGTAGCGCGGTCTCAGGTGGGAATTAAGGCTTCTGGAGGTATTCGCACTTATGATCAGGCGATCGCACTTTGGGAGGCGGGGGCGACCCGTTTAGGTACTTCTGGAGGGGTACATATTATCCGCAACCCGCGCCATCAACTCAACCAAGAAAATCAGGATTAATGAGTCGTACTTATAAAGCTACTGGGATTATTTTAAAGGCGATACCTCTGGGAGAGTCCGATCGCCTATTAACTATTTTAACACCAGAATTTGGTCTGATGCGAGTGGTAGCACCGGGGGCGAGAAAATCGCGATCGCGTCTGGGGGGGACTACGGGTTTATTTGTGGTTAATCAGTGGTTAATTGCCAAAGGGCGATCGCTTGATAAAATTACTCAGGCGGAAATTATCAACTCCCATAGTGGACTCGCTAAAAATTTGGGTAAATTAGCCGCTGGTCAATATTTGGCTGAATTGGTTCTTAGTCAAGCCTTGAGTGAACAACCTCAACCGGAACTCTTTTTGCTATTGTCAGAACATTTAGACCGCCTAGAAGGACTTCCTAATACCTCTACAGAGGAAAATGCGATCGGTATAGTCGCCCGTTTAACTCATGGAATTTTTCACCTCTTAGCTTGGGCGGGAATTGCTCCCCAGGTCCAGTTATGTTGTCTAACTCAACATCCTTTAAACCCTAATTTTAGCGACCCTAATTGGTTGGTAGGGTTCAGTTTAGCGGCTGGGGGTATCATTAATTTAGTCGAATTATCCCGCATTACCAGCCAACATAATGACCATCAATCATCCTCAGTTTCCGAAGCAGGTGGGCGTTATCTAACTGAGGAAATATCCATCAAAATTGATGCGCGTCTAGCAGCAGAACCCTTGGCAATTCTTCAACATTTAGCCCAATCTGAATTAACTAATCTCTGGAATACCTATCAACCATCAGCTTGGATAACCGTGGAAAAAATACTACGCCGCTATGCTGAATATCAGTTTGCTCGCTCGATTCAATCTGCCTCTTTAATTGACAGTTGGCTATTGAATTGTTCCCCTACTAATTGGTGTCAATAACTAGGACTGATGATTGATTAATCATGGTTTCGGTAGCTGGTCGATTTTGGTTATATTTTGGATAAACGATTCAATCATAATAAAAATGGTTAAAAAGCAGCCTAGCTTATTTGGGATAAGATATTATAATCGCGATTTCTTACAAAAAAAATCCTGGGGTAAAAATTGTTTTAATTCATCTTTTCCGACAGCTTTATGTTGCTATTTGCATGAGATCAATCTTGAAAATATCTATAT includes:
- the recO gene encoding DNA repair protein RecO — protein: MSRTYKATGIILKAIPLGESDRLLTILTPEFGLMRVVAPGARKSRSRLGGTTGLFVVNQWLIAKGRSLDKITQAEIINSHSGLAKNLGKLAAGQYLAELVLSQALSEQPQPELFLLLSEHLDRLEGLPNTSTEENAIGIVARLTHGIFHLLAWAGIAPQVQLCCLTQHPLNPNFSDPNWLVGFSLAAGGIINLVELSRITSQHNDHQSSSVSEAGGRYLTEEISIKIDARLAAEPLAILQHLAQSELTNLWNTYQPSAWITVEKILRRYAEYQFARSIQSASLIDSWLLNCSPTNWCQ
- a CDS encoding B12-binding domain-containing radical SAM protein encodes the protein MRVLLIYPVFPRTFWSYDKILELVDRKVLLPPLGLITVAAILPQEWEFKLVDRNIRPVTEAEWEWADLVILTAMIVQKVDLLAQIQEAKRRGKPVAVGGPYATSVPGEVAAEADYLILDEGEITLPQFVEAINRGETSGTFRSPEKADVSTTPVPRYDLLELDAYDSMSVQFSRGCPFQCEFCDIIVLYGRKPRTKNPEQLLKELDYLYELGWRRGVFMVDDNFIGNKRNVKLLLKALKTWQIEHQYPFRFNTEASVDLAADEELMDMMVDCNFDAVFLGIETPDEASLALTKKFQNTRSSLSESVDKIIRAGLRPMAGFIIGFDGEKSGAASRVIEFVDQAGIPTAMLGMLQALPNTGLWHRLEKEGRLLADRENISQHATNQTMLMNFIPTRPVEEIAAEYIQAFRTLYEPDRYLDRTYNCFLKLGAPRSKTPFKTPELVDLRALAIIIWRQGIKRSTRWKFWHHLLGIIRHNPAVWEHYLTVCAHNEHFLEYRDIVTAEITQQLENFKKVESAELPPAELSKVTA
- the deoC gene encoding deoxyribose-phosphate aldolase; this encodes MMRESYDDLDIAPLIDHTLLNQTASDEQIQKCCEEADRYNFASVCIFPGFVKLARELLHNKSPKVCTVIGFPCGANTSAVKLYEALEAVENGATELDVVINLSWLKSGKTNEFNRELAEICEETGVVVKAILETAVLTDAEKRLAAELAIDAGVTYLKTSTGYYGGATVEDVRLLKQVARSQVGIKASGGIRTYDQAIALWEAGATRLGTSGGVHIIRNPRHQLNQENQD